One Ficedula albicollis isolate OC2 chromosome Z, FicAlb1.5, whole genome shotgun sequence DNA window includes the following coding sequences:
- the LOC101808646 gene encoding avidin-like translates to MVRATPFLLVLFLALGAHGKKCSLTGHWVNDLGSNMTIPAVNGNGDFTGMYHTAVTATTNEIKVSPLQGTMQKGPNQKGQPTFGFTVNWSFSDSITVFTGQCFVDSEGKEILRTMWLLRSRVENINNDWKATRVGTNIFTRLPFQE, encoded by the exons ATGGTGCGAGCAACTCCCTTCCTCCTCGTGCTCTTCCTGGCCCTGGGGGCTCACGGTAAAAAG TGCTCCCTGACCGGACACTGGGTCAATGACCTGGGCTCCAACATGACCATCCCTGCAGTGAATGGAAATGGTGACTTCACCGGCATGTACcacacagctgtgacagccaCCACCAACGAGATCAAGGTGTCACCACTGCAGGGAACCATGCAGAAGGGCCCTAACCAGAAGGGTCAGCCTACCTTCGGCTTCACTGTAAACTGGAGCTTTTCAG ATTCCATCACTGTTTTCACGGGCCAGTGCTTTGTGGATAGTGAAGGAAAGGAGATTTTGAGGACCATGTGGCTGCTGAGATCACGTGTGGAGAACATCAATAATGACTGGAAAGCCACCAG GGTCGGCACCAACATCTTCACCCGCCTGCCGTTCCAGGAGTGA